One window of Caldivirga sp. genomic DNA carries:
- a CDS encoding twin-arginine translocase TatA/TatE family subunit: MLIGMIGSIWDWVIVIAVVLILFGGYNKVPELFRALGRAVGEFKKGQVEVERELRQLTTEPQSPPQVNQNTQAVVQQNAQTNNGQSSKDKEVEELRKQIEQLKKEIESMRSKGSQ; encoded by the coding sequence GTGTTGATAGGTATGATTGGGAGCATTTGGGACTGGGTCATAGTAATAGCGGTGGTGCTTATACTCTTCGGTGGATACAATAAGGTACCTGAGTTATTTAGGGCTTTGGGTAGGGCTGTGGGGGAGTTTAAGAAGGGCCAGGTTGAAGTTGAGAGGGAGCTTAGGCAACTAACAACAGAACCCCAGTCACCACCCCAGGTTAACCAGAATACCCAAGCCGTGGTTCAACAGAATGCTCAAACTAATAATGGGCAGTCCAGCAAGGATAAGGAGGTTGAGGAGTTAAGAAAGCAAATAGAACAATTAAAGAAGGAGATTGAGTCAATGCGTAGTAAGGGTTCTCAATGA
- a CDS encoding 50S ribosomal protein L18e — MVFGSSNRYLRMTVRFLEVAHRRYNVGLWATVAVLLSRPRRGRVVVNVGELNRLLNDGDVAVVPGKVLGDGELSKRVTVAAWAFSKTAISKIKANGGEALSIPELVRRMPKPSGVKIIT; from the coding sequence GTGGTGTTTGGGTCTAGTAATAGGTATCTTAGGATGACTGTTAGGTTTCTTGAGGTGGCGCATAGGCGGTATAATGTGGGGCTCTGGGCTACTGTGGCTGTTTTGCTTAGTAGGCCTAGGAGGGGTAGGGTTGTTGTTAATGTTGGTGAGTTGAATAGGCTTCTTAATGATGGTGATGTGGCTGTTGTTCCAGGTAAGGTTCTTGGGGATGGTGAATTAAGTAAAAGGGTAACGGTGGCTGCTTGGGCCTTCTCTAAAACAGCCATTAGTAAGATTAAGGCTAATGGAGGCGAGGCCCTAAGCATCCCGGAGCTTGTTAGGAGAATGCCTAAGCCAAGCGGCGTTAAGATAATCACTTAA
- a CDS encoding molybdopterin-guanine dinucleotide biosynthesis protein MobB: MVSIIAVIGFRKSGKTTIIRELLHSLGDKVVIIKDIHDYGQEFDSRNKDTWIFSREGAYAVVGLAPDKTHILVNSPIELNEVIQLTLNVVKPRYVILEGFKNKIKDRSDVIKIITLRSIDELSELANGVKPPMLVYCGFCGCNINGCISSMDQLVNAVLRIINEH; this comes from the coding sequence ATGGTTTCAATTATTGCGGTTATTGGTTTCAGGAAGTCTGGTAAAACAACCATAATTAGGGAACTCTTACATTCACTGGGGGATAAGGTGGTCATTATTAAGGATATTCATGATTATGGGCAGGAATTCGACTCAAGGAATAAGGATACGTGGATTTTCTCAAGGGAAGGCGCCTATGCCGTTGTTGGTCTAGCCCCAGACAAGACTCACATACTAGTTAACTCACCCATTGAGCTTAATGAGGTTATTCAACTAACGTTAAATGTGGTTAAACCAAGGTATGTGATACTAGAGGGCTTTAAGAATAAGATTAAGGATAGGAGTGATGTTATTAAAATAATCACGCTTAGGAGTATTGATGAATTAAGTGAGCTGGCTAATGGCGTTAAACCACCCATGCTAGTATACTGTGGCTTCTGCGGATGTAACATTAACGGCTGTATTAGTAGCATGGATCAATTGGTTAATGCGGTTTTAAGGATAATTAACGAGCATTAA
- a CDS encoding indolepyruvate oxidoreductase subunit beta has product MRLNVYLTGVGGQGLITFASVLGQAAVDSGLRALVAETHGLSQRGGAVDVHVRIGDVDSPLIPKGGADIVVAFELIEALRSLPFTNRTTVLIANKRLIPPPILKVKLPKPELIEAEVKGRVARAYFINAYDYAVKIGNPVFENMVMLGALHALSRVSEVISVESIEGAIVKVIGKAVSENLKAFRLGRSIASSVS; this is encoded by the coding sequence ATGAGGCTTAACGTGTACTTAACCGGTGTGGGTGGTCAAGGCTTAATTACATTCGCATCAGTTCTTGGTCAGGCAGCAGTGGACTCTGGGCTTAGGGCATTGGTGGCTGAAACCCATGGTCTAAGCCAAAGAGGTGGAGCTGTTGATGTGCATGTTAGGATAGGTGACGTTGACTCACCACTAATACCTAAGGGTGGGGCTGATATTGTTGTTGCCTTTGAGTTAATTGAGGCGCTTAGGTCATTACCCTTCACTAATAGGACCACTGTGTTAATAGCTAACAAGAGGTTAATACCGCCCCCAATACTTAAGGTTAAGTTACCTAAGCCTGAGTTAATAGAGGCTGAGGTTAAGGGAAGGGTTGCTAGGGCTTATTTTATAAACGCATACGACTATGCAGTGAAGATTGGAAACCCGGTTTTTGAAAACATGGTTATGTTGGGTGCGTTGCATGCGTTAAGCAGGGTAAGTGAGGTAATTAGTGTTGAGTCCATTGAGGGAGCTATTGTTAAGGTTATTGGTAAGGCTGTTTCAGAGAACCTTAAAGCCTTTAGGCTTGGACGCAGTATAGCTTCTTCAGTTTCATAA
- a CDS encoding AAA family ATPase produces MESAGSKGIENIRSLYLKLNGMFYKYSNEVTGILMSTLARENYLLIGPPGTAKTTLVYVLSKLLNARWFYRQLTKFTDLEEILGPIDVAKLLEGKVERIYVNSIVESDFALLDEIFNASSAILNTLLSLLNERVVYDGDKVIPVKTWTVFGSSNRIPEEEELQALYDRFPLRIFTEYAAPEDTEALLTKGWYLRRETENLSPVATMELIRDTYNELIRHLYVNISDVAKVTSPIIADFVEHVPISNRTRIKVPLYALAYLMIQGFPLSQVNATMLKVAVMKVSRYLVHDKEQLSEYDAFLTAHLPDELLKVSDLVSEAKALLNNNMINEAAQKIKEAEETLNRLKARWDKSLLSLYMSEIEETEYLIQRLRGAIYGSEQ; encoded by the coding sequence ATGGAGTCTGCGGGCAGTAAAGGCATTGAGAACATTAGGAGCCTGTACCTTAAGCTTAACGGCATGTTTTACAAGTATAGTAATGAGGTTACTGGCATATTAATGTCAACCCTAGCTAGGGAGAATTACCTACTTATAGGGCCCCCCGGCACTGCTAAGACGACCCTAGTCTACGTATTGTCTAAGCTACTTAACGCCAGGTGGTTTTACAGGCAGTTAACTAAGTTCACTGACCTTGAGGAGATACTTGGACCCATTGATGTGGCTAAGCTACTGGAGGGTAAGGTTGAGAGGATTTACGTTAATTCAATAGTTGAGAGCGACTTCGCACTACTTGATGAGATATTCAACGCGTCAAGCGCAATACTGAACACTCTTCTTTCACTCTTAAACGAGAGGGTGGTTTACGATGGTGACAAGGTGATTCCCGTTAAGACTTGGACTGTTTTCGGTAGTAGCAATAGGATTCCTGAGGAGGAGGAGCTTCAGGCCCTTTACGATAGATTCCCATTGAGGATATTCACTGAGTACGCTGCACCTGAGGACACTGAGGCATTGCTCACTAAGGGTTGGTATCTTCGTAGGGAGACTGAGAACTTAAGCCCTGTGGCAACCATGGAGTTGATTCGCGACACGTACAATGAACTAATTAGGCACCTTTACGTTAACATTAGTGACGTTGCTAAGGTTACTTCACCAATAATAGCTGACTTCGTTGAGCACGTTCCCATAAGCAATAGGACTAGGATAAAGGTTCCATTATATGCCTTAGCCTACTTAATGATTCAAGGCTTCCCACTCAGTCAAGTTAATGCAACAATGCTTAAGGTCGCAGTCATGAAGGTTTCCCGCTACTTAGTTCATGATAAGGAGCAGTTGAGTGAGTATGATGCCTTCTTAACCGCTCACTTGCCCGATGAATTACTTAAGGTCAGTGACCTGGTTAGTGAGGCTAAGGCACTCCTCAACAATAACATGATTAATGAGGCGGCTCAGAAGATTAAGGAGGCTGAGGAAACTTTGAATAGGCTTAAGGCTAGGTGGGATAAGTCCCTCCTGAGCCTATACATGAGTGAAATAGAGGAGACGGAGTACTTGATTCAGAGGT
- a CDS encoding substrate-binding domain-containing protein, with protein sequence MKLTVIVILLLIILGLSIGIYSILNHAKSQGQARLPVICASLYAELFNESGTEAGIPVAVTGMGSVQAARQVLLNPSYYAIYASIDPYILTSILYPAHDASWYIAIAGDEMVIAYSPKLPRPLLYEVRNLTIEEEKALNESNYSLAINITMKFIKLMFSNKVINLAESQGAYLIGTSNPNTDPEGYRALMVFQLIGMYSGNGKYYYIDLLNELNKSNKVYEVLAGSQLIGLLQLGDVWFDIAIYKSSAETANLPYFPLPPLVNLGDPRYSNVYSNASVTITVNGKPYLIKGAPIQLALTIPSKYPHKDEAAKLILFLISHRGRELMKMLSITPLKPAILYGNLTQVPKELRLLLNSSEVVYGG encoded by the coding sequence ATGAAACTAACAGTAATCGTGATCCTTCTTTTGATAATACTTGGATTAAGTATTGGAATTTATAGCATACTCAATCATGCTAAATCACAAGGTCAAGCTAGGTTACCAGTAATATGCGCATCCCTTTACGCAGAATTATTTAATGAATCCGGCACTGAAGCTGGTATTCCAGTTGCAGTTACTGGAATGGGGTCTGTTCAGGCAGCTAGGCAAGTACTACTGAATCCAAGTTACTACGCTATATACGCTTCCATTGATCCATACATCCTAACCTCAATACTGTATCCAGCTCATGATGCCAGTTGGTACATTGCGATTGCAGGAGATGAAATGGTTATAGCCTATTCACCTAAACTTCCCAGGCCACTGTTGTATGAAGTCAGAAACCTAACCATTGAGGAGGAGAAGGCGCTTAACGAGAGCAATTACTCATTGGCCATAAACATAACTATGAAGTTCATTAAACTAATGTTCTCTAATAAGGTAATAAACCTAGCTGAGAGCCAAGGCGCTTACTTAATTGGAACATCGAACCCCAATACTGACCCAGAGGGGTATAGAGCATTAATGGTTTTCCAACTTATAGGGATGTACTCAGGCAATGGTAAGTACTACTATATTGATTTACTCAATGAGCTTAATAAGAGTAATAAAGTATATGAGGTGTTAGCAGGAAGTCAGTTAATAGGTTTGCTGCAGCTTGGTGATGTTTGGTTTGATATTGCAATATATAAATCCTCAGCCGAGACTGCTAATCTACCTTACTTCCCATTACCTCCTTTGGTTAATCTGGGGGATCCAAGGTACAGTAACGTGTATTCAAATGCATCAGTAACAATTACCGTTAATGGTAAACCTTACTTAATTAAGGGAGCGCCCATACAATTAGCGTTAACGATCCCATCCAAGTATCCGCATAAGGATGAGGCGGCGAAGCTTATACTTTTTCTAATCTCTCATAGAGGCCGTGAACTAATGAAGATGCTTAGTATAACACCATTAAAGCCGGCTATACTTTATGGTAATTTAACGCAGGTTCCTAAGGAATTGAGGCTATTGCTTAATTCAAGTGAGGTGGTTTACGGTGGATAA
- a CDS encoding ABC transporter ATP-binding protein, which produces MPKIELRKLSKVFRSNKGQVIALDNVNLVINHGEFFSLFGPSGSGKTTLLRIIAGLEKPTSGEVWIDNELVTSSEKGVIVPPAERRVGVVFQNWGLYPHMTIFDNIALPLKIKHVPKNEIRNAVRHIAEVLEINDILNRYPNQLSSGQQQRVALARALISNPYILLIDEPFTNLDIKLRTIARILVKNIQRQFNITTVLVSHDPDDVLNLADRTAMLIKGRIIQVDEPAKVYDEPQSIDVANAIGNLNIIKATILNYCNHESTTVYLGIRPRDIILSSSHHVDENYVKIGIGVVKAIEIQDNEPLMVIDINGYYIKAAFNQLYRVGDGVVVLAKKNKVLVFKLNNGELDKSHDNCGFAVVNI; this is translated from the coding sequence ATGCCTAAGATTGAACTGAGAAAGTTATCTAAAGTATTTAGGAGTAATAAGGGTCAAGTAATCGCCTTAGATAACGTTAACTTAGTAATAAACCATGGTGAATTCTTCTCATTATTTGGCCCAAGTGGTAGTGGTAAAACAACCCTTCTAAGGATTATAGCCGGTTTAGAGAAGCCTACAAGTGGAGAAGTTTGGATAGATAATGAGCTCGTGACTTCTTCCGAGAAGGGTGTGATTGTTCCCCCTGCTGAGAGGAGGGTAGGGGTGGTTTTCCAGAATTGGGGTCTTTATCCACATATGACAATCTTCGATAACATAGCTCTCCCCCTAAAGATTAAGCACGTTCCTAAAAACGAAATACGTAATGCCGTTAGGCATATTGCTGAAGTGCTTGAGATCAACGATATACTCAATAGGTACCCTAACCAATTGTCGAGTGGCCAGCAGCAGAGGGTTGCGTTAGCTAGAGCCCTTATAAGTAATCCTTACATATTGCTCATTGATGAACCCTTCACAAACCTTGACATTAAGCTTAGGACAATAGCAAGGATTTTGGTTAAAAACATTCAGAGGCAATTCAATATAACCACTGTATTAGTGAGCCATGATCCAGATGATGTACTTAATCTAGCGGATAGGACAGCCATGTTAATTAAAGGCAGGATTATTCAAGTGGATGAACCAGCTAAGGTATATGATGAACCACAATCAATAGATGTAGCTAATGCAATAGGTAACTTAAACATAATTAAGGCAACAATACTCAATTACTGTAACCACGAGAGTACTACAGTGTACCTAGGCATTAGACCCAGGGACATAATCCTAAGTAGTAGTCACCATGTTGATGAAAACTATGTTAAGATAGGAATAGGGGTTGTTAAGGCTATTGAAATCCAAGACAATGAACCATTAATGGTCATTGATATTAATGGATACTATATTAAAGCTGCGTTTAATCAATTATACCGTGTAGGAGATGGGGTAGTAGTATTAGCTAAGAAGAATAAAGTATTGGTATTTAAATTAAATAATGGGGAATTAGATAAAAGTCATGATAACTGTGGTTTCGCAGTAGTTAACATTTAA
- the nrfD gene encoding NrfD/PsrC family molybdoenzyme membrane anchor subunit, with the protein MQAISYVSLSGWGPYMPPGFHMIWGWRIAAAVFLTALGSMSMLLAAFYDIRDKGGRMTKINITAGWIFILAALAFFIIDLGQPTRAGNIIFYGYTHGRLAQSWMDWGVMFLGGMVIWGIIYLIMLYLPSLASSILGRNLRITRIVLDYLVMITGIAATIYTAFLFAAAGGKSYWWNGALPILWLSSGLGYGAAFSLLVARFFYMPNIKTDGGSFDVRHLLHELSWVDLLAVIFEGFAWTLFLTVAYTNHYEARIPLTELLLQTYAPYFWGFVVTLGIAIPLLLEIALLRVDPMGNFAKWAVPVIFIAVIVGGYMLRYIVIAVAYYYAPFTPLINAEPQWGPWWG; encoded by the coding sequence ATGCAGGCAATAAGCTACGTGAGTTTAAGCGGTTGGGGTCCCTACATGCCTCCGGGATTCCACATGATATGGGGTTGGCGTATCGCTGCTGCAGTATTCCTAACAGCACTAGGTAGTATGAGCATGTTGTTGGCTGCCTTCTACGATATTAGGGATAAGGGTGGTAGAATGACTAAGATAAACATAACTGCTGGTTGGATATTCATACTTGCTGCCTTAGCCTTCTTCATAATAGACCTTGGCCAGCCAACAAGAGCCGGTAACATAATATTCTATGGTTATACTCATGGTAGGTTAGCTCAATCATGGATGGATTGGGGTGTCATGTTCCTTGGAGGAATGGTCATATGGGGTATAATATACTTAATCATGCTTTACCTACCATCCTTAGCCTCCTCAATACTTGGAAGGAATCTGAGGATAACCAGGATAGTGTTGGATTACCTAGTAATGATAACTGGCATAGCAGCCACAATATACACTGCCTTCCTATTTGCGGCAGCTGGAGGTAAATCATATTGGTGGAACGGTGCACTACCAATACTATGGTTATCATCGGGTCTAGGATATGGAGCAGCCTTCTCACTTCTAGTGGCCAGGTTCTTCTACATGCCTAATATTAAGACTGATGGTGGTTCATTTGATGTTAGGCATCTGCTTCATGAATTAAGCTGGGTAGACTTACTTGCAGTGATTTTCGAGGGCTTCGCATGGACATTATTCCTAACTGTGGCCTACACTAATCATTATGAAGCCAGGATACCGCTTACTGAACTCCTTCTACAAACTTATGCACCATACTTCTGGGGTTTCGTGGTAACCCTAGGTATAGCAATACCACTTCTACTTGAGATAGCCTTACTTAGAGTTGACCCAATGGGTAACTTCGCCAAGTGGGCTGTCCCAGTAATATTCATTGCAGTGATAGTAGGGGGTTACATGCTTAGGTACATTGTAATAGCAGTAGCCTACTATTACGCTCCATTCACCCCATTAATCAATGCAGAACCACAATGGGGACCATGGTGGGGGTGA
- the iorA gene encoding indolepyruvate ferredoxin oxidoreductase subunit alpha — MVNCSVRLMLGNHAVAHAALEAGIAVAAGYPGTPSSEIIEYIIDHAKETGTYVEWSSNEKVAYEVAYGAALAGAKALVSMKHVGLNVAMDPLMSSAYTGVRNSLLVITADDPGMWSSQNEQDNRWVGLHAYIPVVEPYSPQNAADLVKLSMNMSQRFNHPILMRLVTRVSHVREPVKVCEFGKPSYVQGYLKDPLHHALVPSNVRQLKEELIKRWENIQYAVENLPHEYVNDGKVLVVTSGVAYKYVKEALRDLEVHVSTLNVVTPVPLPRKLIANAVANSDKVVVVEEGDPVVEFQIKDVLYDEGIRVPVYGKSEGFFTRVGELTLLNVEEGLAKALGVELKRISNDPQHIEAPPRPPVFCPGCPHAASFYELKITTAKARVKPIFSGDIGCYSLGINPPFNEQDLLTNMGSSIGLGMGILRGTGGNQFIIAIIGDSTFFHTGLPALVNAVYNKAPMLVIVMDNRFTAMTGGQPSPTQAIDIGSVAKAIGVKYVYTVDPFKVKDAEATLSEALGKVKDGELAVVVMKRACALEASRGRGSLIVKFTVDYDACKACGICYNLIACPAIIRLSNGKASIDPASCLGCSVCAQVCPYNAIKPLGNAEEWVSKWGEL; from the coding sequence ATGGTTAATTGTTCAGTAAGACTCATGTTAGGTAATCATGCGGTTGCGCATGCAGCTTTAGAAGCAGGCATTGCAGTTGCAGCTGGCTACCCTGGCACACCTAGTAGTGAGATAATTGAGTACATAATTGATCACGCTAAGGAGACTGGAACTTATGTTGAATGGTCAAGCAACGAGAAGGTAGCGTATGAGGTGGCTTATGGGGCAGCGTTAGCTGGTGCTAAGGCATTGGTCAGCATGAAGCATGTTGGCTTAAACGTGGCAATGGATCCGCTCATGTCTAGCGCCTACACGGGTGTTAGGAATAGCCTACTAGTTATTACGGCTGATGATCCTGGAATGTGGTCAAGTCAAAATGAACAGGATAACAGATGGGTGGGTTTGCATGCTTATATTCCGGTAGTTGAACCATATAGCCCACAGAATGCGGCTGACCTTGTTAAGTTATCAATGAATATGAGCCAACGCTTTAACCACCCCATCTTAATGAGGCTTGTTACTAGGGTTTCCCACGTTAGGGAGCCTGTTAAGGTATGCGAGTTTGGTAAGCCAAGTTACGTTCAGGGTTACTTAAAGGATCCACTACACCATGCTTTAGTTCCATCAAACGTTAGGCAACTTAAAGAGGAGTTGATTAAACGTTGGGAAAATATTCAGTATGCTGTTGAGAACCTGCCCCATGAGTACGTTAATGATGGTAAGGTCCTAGTTGTTACAAGTGGCGTTGCATATAAGTACGTTAAGGAGGCTTTAAGGGATCTTGAAGTTCACGTCAGTACACTTAACGTAGTCACCCCAGTGCCCTTACCTAGGAAGCTTATAGCTAATGCAGTAGCTAATTCTGATAAGGTTGTGGTTGTTGAGGAGGGTGATCCAGTGGTTGAGTTTCAGATTAAGGATGTGCTCTATGATGAGGGCATTAGGGTTCCAGTTTACGGTAAGTCTGAGGGCTTCTTCACTAGGGTTGGTGAATTAACGTTATTGAATGTTGAGGAAGGCTTAGCTAAGGCACTTGGAGTTGAGTTAAAGAGAATAAGTAATGATCCTCAACACATTGAAGCACCACCAAGGCCACCGGTCTTCTGCCCAGGTTGCCCTCATGCAGCCTCATTCTATGAGTTAAAGATAACTACCGCTAAGGCTAGGGTTAAGCCAATATTCAGCGGCGACATAGGCTGCTATTCACTTGGCATAAACCCACCATTTAATGAGCAAGACTTGCTAACCAACATGGGTAGTTCAATAGGCTTAGGCATGGGTATACTCAGAGGCACTGGTGGAAATCAATTCATTATAGCCATTATAGGTGACTCCACGTTCTTCCACACTGGCCTACCAGCCTTAGTTAACGCTGTCTATAATAAGGCGCCAATGCTCGTCATCGTAATGGATAACAGGTTTACGGCAATGACCGGTGGTCAACCAAGCCCAACGCAAGCTATTGACATTGGCAGTGTGGCTAAGGCAATTGGGGTTAAGTACGTGTACACTGTTGACCCATTCAAGGTTAAGGATGCTGAGGCCACGTTGAGTGAGGCATTGGGGAAGGTTAAGGATGGGGAATTAGCAGTAGTGGTTATGAAGAGGGCGTGCGCCCTAGAAGCCTCAAGGGGGCGCGGTTCACTCATTGTTAAGTTCACAGTGGATTACGACGCATGTAAGGCGTGTGGAATATGCTATAATTTGATAGCGTGCCCAGCCATAATTAGGCTTAGTAATGGTAAGGCATCAATAGACCCAGCCTCATGCTTAGGCTGCTCAGTATGCGCTCAAGTTTGCCCATATAATGCAATAAAGCCCCTTGGCAACGCTGAAGAATGGGTAAGTAAGTGGGGTGAACTCTAA
- a CDS encoding ABC transporter permease — protein sequence MDKDNAPFHAVIATMLIVLLTPVFALLYVGLMDPINIVSLFTRPQFTQSLTLTFTGAMIAAALGLLIGAPTAYALARGMIPSWASRIVSALLSSPMTIPHTVIGLAILLMVSPLSPIPLIKRLPVINSILGLVMAYFMVSSPIITGSLVQVFERIDPVYEDVGLIAGISKFGVFIRLIVPMTLSELIESYLLAWARAISEFGSVVLVAYYVIAPPLFNYVYPASVLVWYYYETYGLEPALGYAAATLLMSIIALTIIEILRHVLGKHKWVS from the coding sequence GTGGATAAGGATAATGCACCATTTCATGCCGTAATAGCGACCATGCTTATCGTGCTACTGACCCCAGTATTCGCATTGCTCTATGTGGGCCTCATGGATCCAATCAACATAGTGTCATTATTTACTAGACCTCAGTTTACTCAAAGCCTAACATTAACGTTTACAGGCGCTATGATTGCCGCTGCATTAGGCCTACTTATTGGTGCACCTACAGCCTACGCATTAGCTAGAGGCATGATCCCAAGTTGGGCTAGTAGGATTGTTTCCGCACTATTATCATCACCAATGACAATACCGCATACCGTTATTGGCCTGGCAATACTCCTAATGGTTTCCCCACTTTCACCAATACCGTTAATTAAACGCTTACCGGTTATTAACTCAATTCTAGGACTAGTGATGGCTTACTTCATGGTGTCCTCACCAATAATAACAGGTTCACTGGTGCAGGTTTTTGAACGAATAGACCCAGTGTACGAGGATGTGGGTCTTATTGCAGGCATAAGTAAGTTTGGTGTCTTCATTAGGCTAATAGTACCAATGACGCTAAGCGAACTAATTGAATCATACCTACTTGCTTGGGCTAGGGCAATTAGTGAATTTGGTTCAGTAGTATTGGTAGCGTATTATGTTATTGCACCACCTCTGTTTAACTACGTTTATCCAGCATCAGTTCTAGTTTGGTACTACTATGAGACTTATGGACTAGAACCTGCACTGGGTTATGCAGCAGCAACATTATTAATGTCAATAATTGCGTTAACCATAATAGAGATATTAAGACATGTGTTGGGTAAACATAAATGGGTAAGCTAA